The sequence catatatctgaactttgacctcgatgcgcgtccagaaatcgttgtccgatttggcccaaattttcagcacttaacttttaggcctagtgtaaCAATATTCCatccggcactcttcaaaattttaacaaaaattgttttccatacaactgattgtcactctaatgtatatatgaatatgatgttaaactctttaaaaagtTCATTTGTCACTTTCGAAGttcctaataaaattttaatatttcgtatgaaatttacaatagtGATGGTTGTTTTAGAAACCAGTCAAGtgcaaattttatattattttttaaatatatgttaaCATAGAATAGAATAAAAATAGTTACACAAATCGATAACtttcttagaaaaaaataatttttagacaGCTGGGAAGTGTTCTTTGATTaactcaaaatcaataatttgttgcttgactggtttttgaaataaacgattcaattcgATTTCACGAGATCACAAATTTGGGAATTTAACTAGAGTTCATAGTTTTTTACGCAAAACTCATTCATAAAATATTCCTAAAAGTGGAGTTAGCTACCTTGTACACTAAACTATCTAAACAATGCTATTGTATTTATAAGACCAAATATTCCCACTATTTACATATACTTACTAAATATAAAACGAATTTTATtggcaaaataaaaacagaaatcatttttaaaatataaataaataatttatttttttaaaacataaaatatggcttaaaaataaattctaattacagtctattaataataaaatatatatttactgGCTAAtactaattgaaaataaaaattatgaaaaataaaattcacgAAATTATaaacatagataaatacacatagctcggaaactctcctgtcaaagacctaactcagttgtcaaaaacctaaaaggtattagtaaaaaaaaaatctatgtgaAAACATAatgtgtgtgattattttgagtaattttttggtttgagtTTGTTTAGTATCcgttctatgtgtatttctctatgattaTAAACACCAAATAAAATAGagtatttcaatgaaaaattaaataaaattgtttaacaataatacaaaatgaatattaaatatttacaaaatttagaaTTAATTTATACGATTTGAGCATTTATTACGTAATGTAtgtatgagtgtgtgtgtttgagtataGAAATGCTAATCACTATTTAAATACCTACAACGACTCTATtactaattatttaaaatcaaaaaaatgaacaaaagaagtaaatttagaaattataaaattaaaaatgaattcaaaaaacaaaaaacttaaaatacaaataaatgaattaGTAAATAATGAGTCATGAgggtgataaagtaataaaacaataaaaataaaatcacacactataaatattaataaaatttgatttgattgacctgactgactgacttactaaataaatgaatgactgagtaaactttttgttttgcttacttacttttaaactacaaaataaaatcattattgtCAATTTTATACTTATTATTTTGCAGGAGCATTAGACCAATCCTCCTCAGAGGGTGGCTGATAGTCTAAAGAAAGCTTTTCAAATTTAGGCATAGAGTTTGATTGATGCTGCACACCATAGACATCAATGAATTCAGCATCGGGATTAAGTGGCAAATCGGCAGCATCATTGACGGCAATGTCATTGGATAAATCAATTGGTACGACATCGTAGACATCAATATCGTTGCTCAAATCATTTTGCTCATTAGTTGGCTCATTAATGCTGCCCCATTCATCATTGAATGTTGGATGCATTTCAGGGGCGATGGCATCTTCATCATCTGAAGATGATTCGTCTTCGCGTTCTTTGTTGCGTATGGCAGCTGAATAATTTCTTGTATTtaactttttcttcaaattgaCAATTTCAACATCAGCATCTGCATTTGCATCTTCGTCATCGTCATTCTCATTATTTTGTTGCTCCTTGTCAGAGTCGTCATCGTCAGCGTTGTTGCTACTTGATGATTCATTTAAATTGTCATTTACTTCCTCTTCTGTATCCtcattattttcaattgtatgtTCAACTTCTGGATTTTCCACATTGTCAATATTGTCGACGACATCGTCGTTGTCGTCGTTGTTGCTGTTATCGTTGTCTTCAGACATATTGGTTTCAAATTCGTTATTTCCGTTTCCGTTGGCTCCCTGCAACTCTTCTGCAGCTGAATATTCCTGTTGTTCAAGACTATTGTCTGTAACAAATGCAGCGTTTATGTCTTCTGTTGTTGGCAACATAGTGGTAGTATCAACTGTTGTTGTCGGTATAGTTGTTGCTGCAGTAGTTTCAACAATGTTTTCCTTTTTAGCAATTGAGTGCTGTTGTTcgtttttattattacatttttttttttttgttttgtacaaaatattttttagttgtttgtgatttaatgttaatgttgtgTGCCCAAGTTGTAGCAAAAGAAATGTGCAGAGAAGGTgcataaaaagaaagaaaataaaatttaattttacattaatttgtaTGCAATTATttaacatgtatttttttttttagtagttaaattttataaaagaattattttttgttgtattaaaattaccTTAACGTGCGTTAATAATGCGTTGTTAAACTTGCCggcttgaaattttttaaatttatgttatttttaagcaagtttcattgtttatttatattgttagaTTTGTAGATTAAAAGAGAGAACTAGAGAAGAGTAGAAtatataaaagctttaaataaagcttatattaGTAAAAAGCTCATTTAATTAAACATGCTCTTtataaattatgtatgtatgagttttttagtaaaatgctgttataaagaaattcgctacttaatttttattagaatggTACTTTTAATTTGTCTTAATTTATCGTAAAAGTGCCCTAGAAATCTCTAGTAGAACAGTAGGCGGTTCGGCATGTTACCATTGACGAGTATTTAGACTTGGAAAAAACCTAAagtgttttgatattgatattacaGACAtagttgacaaaaaaaaatcaaaaactcaaGAGCACATTCATATGCAACCATCATCAGTATAATAAAGGAATCATTGCCTCACTGTCACATCAACGTATGaccataaaaacaaaaagaaattatagGCAATCAAGTATGACTATATGATAACCTACATCTGATTTTGTTTGTATCAGCACTCAGGTGATGACCCCTACTCAGGCAATGATTATCTTGCAACTTAGAAGGTTATGAGAGAGAGGATAGAGGAAGAAGTTTTAGTGGACttatgatttgaattttcctatattgtaCAGGAAAGACTTCACCAGGAAGCTTAACCACATACAGACTGTTCGTTTAAACACCAAATTGtacctgtaatgtgttgtgcaaTCCACTTCCCAATCCATCACGAACTGatgagcccttgccgaagaacgtgtattgtgtaaaaaatatatgtatgtataatagtCAATGTCGAtgacattcgaataaaaatgaaTCGAATAATTGaggaaaaactatattttttattcaaatgaata comes from Calliphora vicina chromosome 2, idCalVici1.1, whole genome shotgun sequence and encodes:
- the vir-1 gene encoding TNF receptor-associated factor family protein DDB_G0272098; the protein is MKLFMAVLFATLALNGVLSLPARTEDAEVIGGPRRVLTRADDDDAAAGDDDDFTNFKGVIDTGSGYPFLQPNPSVIRVGFFDSFDDLFRRFSARLFPVGVFSRAGSDDSDEDDDSTDIGFPTIDPKKANSTSTVKVVDGHKVEVNETVYGDENSVFKVRVVNIRPLEDGETVEETENKDIKPVTQGPEVKAPNAESTESEEKREPLEKKPLENEIQGNIDEPEHSIAKKENIVETTAATTIPTTTVDTTTMLPTTEDINAAFVTDNSLEQQEYSAAEELQGANGNGNNEFETNMSEDNDNSNNDDNDDVVDNIDNVENPEVEHTIENNEDTEEEVNDNLNESSSSNNADDDDSDKEQQNNENDDDEDANADADVEIVNLKKKLNTRNYSAAIRNKEREDESSSDDEDAIAPEMHPTFNDEWGSINEPTNEQNDLSNDIDVYDVVPIDLSNDIAVNDAADLPLNPDAEFIDVYGVQHQSNSMPKFEKLSLDYQPPSEEDWSNAPAK